The following nucleotide sequence is from Pyxicephalus adspersus unplaced genomic scaffold, UCB_Pads_2.0 Sca2669, whole genome shotgun sequence.
AGCCGTATAACTTGCAGGTGAACTTCTTAAATGAAGCTGGGACCCtttgttacataaaataaaaagcaaagaaaaccgttaaataaaaaaaaatgatgttttattaagaaaaagTATGGGCAAGCAATATTTATTAAGCAATGGATGATGAGTTCTGCATCCCCAAATCCCTAATCCACCAAGTCGGTAGGGTACACCATCAACTTTCATTCGGGCCTAAAACTCAGTTTTGTTCAGACTGCAGACCTTTTTGAATGGGCCATTGAGCTCTCTCCAGCCCACGATGAGTTTGGCTTTCTTGTCTCCAATCTTCTGTAGAGATTTCAGCTCTTTTACGGAGCCATTGTTAAGGAGATTGAGGATCTTTTCCCGGCCGCTCTGGAGGACATCCGACCGCATGTTGACTTCCCAGCAAGGCTCATTCTCCTGGCCAGGGGAGGCTTTTTTCTGTGAAAACATTGAAGAATATGAAGgggagcagcatggtggctcagaggttagcactctggcctttgcagcgctaggttcgatctcagccagggcactatctgcatgaagtttgcatgtgtttcctccaggtactccggtttccccccacattccaaaaacataggttatatggcttccccccaaagtgaCCCTAGACTGTTTtaaaagacatgactatggtacggacattgtgagcccctttgagggacagctagtcacatgactaacgACTttatatgtcggcactatataattatTAGTTAAAATAATTAGCCAATGACTAAACATTGCTGCACCTGCATGCCAATTAAGCCAGAAGTAAAGTTGTTTAAGCTCCATAATACTCCTCTACTTACCCGTGTTTTCTTTACGATGGGGATCACATCGTCCTGGATATTTGACTGGTTGTTGAGGCCTAGACAAGACAAGAAAATACTTGTTATTATGAAATCAAATATTTCAggatataaaacattacaatgatGGGGTAGGGCTGGATTTAGAAGAAATCTGTGCCCTAAATCTGAATTGTGATCGACATAAACCTCTGTAAGGTATCTACTAGAGCAGCTTTTTCCAAACAAAGGCCCATGGAATCCAAAAGTTCCTGTAAAACAGCCTTTCTCCTCCATGGCTCCTCTAGAAGTGGCTGgaggttccttaagcaaagaACAACCCATCTCTCACACCAATGACATTTATGACTATCTGCAATTGTTTCCATTAACCAATATAAGGAGACATTTTATCCATTTAGCACCAAGGTTGTCCTTCCCTTTGACCACCAACGTAAGAGGAAACTGGAATGACCATGAAGGGGGAACATTTTCCAGCTGACCAATGTAATGCAGCATTTCTCCACTGGTCAATGGTTCACGTTTGCAAACCGTGGGTTTCcttgggcactctggtttcctccctcaGCCCAAAAacagtattccactaacccgactctctcctcttctctcaaacctacccaatacacagccttctcacctgttctgcttcctctctttgtagttctctctattggcttctatttcacctttttcaagctcctgtgctttgccttcaaatccctccacagttcttgtcccacttacctttctgacccgatagaaaaataccccctaactactctctttgctcctccaatgacccactaatgacttcttcactcataacctcatcacacgacGCCCGACTCTCTTGAATGGCCTtttcgtcctattcggcttgttcctactttctacTCCTTTAAAAGGGCCCtgaaaacccaacgcttcaacctcacctacctgtcttcttctgtttcataaaaaccctcactactcccccaccattccaAATTCTCTCTCCTATTGTGCGCTGCTTCCTctacctcctaaattgtaagctcttctgggtagggtcctctcctcctcctgtgtgtatctgtctgtcatttgtatcaCCTATTTAAtatagagcgctgcgtaatatgctggcgctttatatacatatatatatatacacacaggatataaatactgtttattattaataagaataaagtagttttttttttttttttgtaaaggtaacCCGATTTTGAAGGAAGGTTTCCCCTGCAATTTGATTTTTAGGGTGCTGAAGAAAAGAATGCAAAAAGCTGCAGCTGAAAAAGGTTTACCCATGAACAGAGCGAGAGGATGGAGAACACAGATGTCCTCCCCCAATGTATATTATGCGGGTAGGTCGTTGATGTTCACTTGGCTGACAGACACCTTACCTCAATCTCCATTTGACTTTCTTCCCACTTTTTCAGCAAAGCCATGCGCTCCCTTTTTGGGGTGCTCAGAAGTTGGGTCTCCATCTTTCCTTTCTCAGTGAGAATCTTATCCAATTTGAGGAGCCTCTCCACCACGGCCGGGTCCAACGAGGCCAGGTTGAGTTTGCTTCTGCAATCAGAACAGTAATTATAAGCAGTGGGAGTCTGAAAGTTTCTATGTAAATTAGGtctacaaagaacaaaaaactcacttttttaaactttctttggAGGTATTGGGGGACTCATCCATAGAGTCCGTTTTGGTTTTCTTCACTTTCTGAGGTGGAGCAGTGGTATCTGCATCTTCCCGAGGCCTCTTCATGGTAGGCTGAGCTAAAGATATGGAGAGGAgatgattaaagtgaacctgaactcCAGCGATTTCCTGTTATAACAAAACAACTACAAATGGTAAATATGCCTGCGGAGAAGCCTAGAAATTACTACTTTTTATCTCAAATTCTATGGAAAATTAGAAGAGTCCTTCCTGACATAAAGGGGTCTACAGCTTATGTTTTGTGTGAGCCAAGGCACTGCTCTCCCTGACTGCAAGTCTCAGGTTTATCAACACTGCTACTATGCCGCTCAATTGAGGGTTCTGCCTtcaggaagcaaagccctgtcccta
It contains:
- the LOC140321345 gene encoding kinesin-like protein KIF22, yielding MKRPREDADTTAPPQKVKKTKTDSMDESPNTSKESLKKSKLNLASLDPAVVERLLKLDKILTEKGKMETQLLSTPKRERMALLKKWEESQMEIEVRCLSAK